The following coding sequences are from one Hymenobacter sp. DG25A window:
- a CDS encoding alpha/beta fold hydrolase produces MPIPTTAQPFTVILPDGRRLGLTRYGNPAHPAVIFHHGYASSGLSVPGCAELLAELGLQVLAPDRPGAGQSDVDENLTLASFAADVVYAVEALRVPGRLGVTGWSAGGLHALALAALYPPRVDTLHLLSTILPFGDPAAYEDFTVGWKAVRYANEYLPSLGKLAFAEISEKWHTDPEATIDEFLKLIFGPPEQVVGFEPTNRALLRDAAVQGFNHEGQGVYFDSRAICQPLSFSLSAITAPTTIWHGTADTIWPPESLHYLTERIPHTHMTMLSGEGHMLYLKHWEEILRQICAQMQQASTTSIL; encoded by the coding sequence ATGCCTATTCCTACCACCGCCCAACCGTTTACCGTTATCCTGCCCGATGGCCGCCGGCTGGGCCTTACGCGCTATGGCAATCCGGCGCACCCGGCGGTTATTTTCCACCATGGCTACGCATCATCCGGACTATCGGTGCCGGGGTGTGCGGAGTTGCTGGCGGAGTTGGGACTACAGGTGCTGGCACCCGACCGGCCGGGCGCAGGCCAGTCGGATGTGGATGAGAACCTGACGCTGGCTTCGTTCGCGGCCGATGTGGTGTATGCGGTGGAGGCGTTACGGGTGCCGGGGCGGCTGGGGGTTACGGGCTGGTCGGCGGGTGGGCTGCACGCACTGGCACTGGCCGCGCTTTATCCCCCGCGGGTAGATACGCTGCATCTGCTGAGCACGATTCTGCCCTTCGGCGACCCGGCAGCTTATGAGGACTTCACAGTAGGCTGGAAGGCCGTGCGCTACGCCAACGAATACTTGCCTTCGCTGGGCAAGTTGGCCTTCGCCGAAATCAGCGAGAAGTGGCACACCGACCCCGAGGCTACCATTGACGAATTTTTGAAGCTCATCTTCGGCCCACCAGAACAAGTAGTGGGCTTTGAACCCACCAACCGAGCCCTGCTGCGCGACGCCGCCGTGCAGGGCTTCAACCACGAGGGGCAGGGCGTATATTTCGATAGTCGGGCCATCTGTCAGCCACTCTCCTTTTCCCTATCGGCCATTACCGCTCCCACCACTATCTGGCACGGCACCGCCGACACCATCTGGCCCCCGGAAAGCCTGCATTACCTCACGGAGCGCATCCCACATACCCACATGACGATGCTGTCCGGCGAAGGCCACATGCTGTATCTGAAGCATTGGGAGGAGATTTTGCGGCAGATATGTGCGCAAATGCAGCAAGCTTCTACAACATCCATTTTATAA
- a CDS encoding sigma-54-dependent transcriptional regulator yields MPRILIIDDEKAIRNTLKEILEYENYQVDQAEDGPTGLDMLIKDKYDVVLCDIKMPKMDGIEVLERARIVAPDAAFIMVSAHGNVEMAVDATKKGAYDFLQKPPDLNRLLVTVRNALDRTKLVAETKTLKKKVAKSSEMVGSSKALEAVRKAIEKVAPTDARVLITGPNGAGKEMVARQLHELSNRNNGPLVEVNCAAIPSELIESELFGHEKGSFTSAVKQRIGKFEQADGGTLFLDEIGDMSLSAQAKVLRALQENKITRVGGEKEISVNVRVLAATNKDLQHEIAERNFREDLYHRLSVILIKVPSLNERREDIPELVQKFLQDIANDYGNKPKKIDDAALKYLQGLDWRGNIRELRNVVERLVIMSDDTITEEDAKAYAGK; encoded by the coding sequence ATGCCCCGCATTCTCATAATTGACGACGAAAAAGCCATCCGGAATACCCTCAAGGAGATTCTGGAATACGAAAATTACCAGGTAGATCAGGCCGAGGACGGCCCCACCGGCCTGGATATGCTCATAAAAGACAAGTACGATGTAGTGCTCTGCGACATCAAAATGCCCAAGATGGATGGCATTGAGGTGCTGGAGCGCGCCCGCATTGTAGCCCCCGATGCCGCTTTCATCATGGTCTCGGCCCACGGCAACGTGGAAATGGCCGTGGATGCCACCAAGAAAGGCGCCTACGACTTCCTGCAAAAGCCACCAGACCTCAACCGCCTGCTGGTGACCGTGCGCAACGCCCTGGACCGCACCAAGCTGGTAGCCGAAACCAAAACGCTGAAGAAGAAAGTGGCCAAGAGCTCCGAAATGGTGGGCTCTTCCAAGGCCCTGGAAGCTGTGCGCAAGGCTATTGAGAAGGTGGCTCCTACGGATGCCCGCGTGCTTATTACCGGCCCCAACGGCGCGGGTAAGGAAATGGTGGCCCGGCAGCTGCACGAGCTCAGCAACCGGAACAACGGCCCCCTGGTGGAGGTAAACTGCGCCGCTATTCCCTCGGAGCTGATTGAGTCGGAGCTGTTCGGGCACGAGAAAGGCTCGTTTACCTCAGCGGTAAAGCAGCGCATCGGCAAGTTTGAGCAGGCCGATGGCGGCACGCTGTTCCTGGACGAAATCGGCGACATGAGCCTTTCGGCCCAGGCCAAAGTGCTGCGTGCTCTGCAGGAAAACAAGATTACCCGCGTGGGCGGCGAAAAGGAAATTTCCGTGAACGTGCGCGTGCTGGCTGCTACCAACAAAGACCTGCAGCACGAAATTGCCGAGCGCAACTTCCGCGAAGACCTCTACCACCGCCTCTCCGTTATCCTGATCAAAGTACCGTCCCTCAACGAGCGGCGCGAGGACATTCCGGAGCTGGTGCAGAAATTCCTGCAGGACATTGCCAACGACTACGGCAACAAGCCCAAGAAAATAGACGACGCTGCCCTGAAGTACCTGCAGGGTCTGGACTGGCGCGGCAACATCCGGGAGCTGCGCAACGTGGTAGAGCGCCTGGTTATCATGAGCGACGACACCATAACCGAGGAGGATGCCAAAGCCTATGCCGGCAAATAA
- a CDS encoding acyltransferase, translating into MSFRQQHLQALDSLTPASFKDAALALFRHQAAHCSPYREYLAQLGRHPQEVRQLTDIPFLPIEFFKTHEVRTLPLEWEPQELYLSSGTTLQQRSRHFVREPQLYRHNAARIFEQYYGPLTDWIFLALLPSYLEQGHSSLVAMVEHFAAASGQQQPAFFLRNHAALLQALSEAKQVPGRRIMLIGVSYALLDLVAEYADDAALQNLTVLETGGMKGRRREMIREELHGELQQAFGPAGIHSEYGMTELLSQAYSLGDGRFHAPTQLRILLRDPSDPFSLSEIRPDGAINVIDLANIDSCAFIETKDLARMHPDGSFEVLGRMDNSDIRGCNQMA; encoded by the coding sequence ATGAGTTTCCGCCAGCAGCATCTACAGGCGTTGGATAGTTTAACCCCGGCTTCTTTTAAAGATGCCGCGCTGGCGCTTTTCCGGCATCAGGCCGCGCATTGCTCGCCCTACCGGGAGTATCTGGCGCAGTTGGGCCGCCACCCGCAAGAGGTTCGGCAGCTCACCGACATTCCGTTTCTGCCCATTGAGTTCTTTAAAACCCACGAGGTGCGTACGCTGCCGCTGGAGTGGGAGCCCCAGGAATTGTATCTCAGCAGTGGCACCACGCTGCAGCAGCGCAGCCGGCATTTTGTGCGCGAACCGCAACTGTACCGGCACAATGCCGCCCGCATTTTTGAGCAGTATTACGGCCCGCTGACTGACTGGATTTTCCTGGCTTTGCTGCCTTCCTATCTGGAGCAGGGGCACTCCTCGTTGGTGGCCATGGTGGAGCATTTTGCGGCCGCCTCCGGGCAGCAGCAACCGGCTTTTTTCCTGCGCAATCATGCCGCGCTCCTTCAGGCGCTAAGTGAGGCGAAGCAAGTGCCCGGCCGCCGCATTATGCTCATCGGGGTATCGTATGCGCTGCTGGATCTGGTGGCTGAATATGCCGACGACGCGGCTTTGCAAAACCTCACGGTGCTGGAAACCGGCGGCATGAAAGGGCGTCGGCGCGAAATGATTCGGGAAGAATTGCATGGGGAATTGCAGCAGGCCTTTGGCCCGGCCGGCATTCATTCCGAATACGGCATGACGGAGCTGCTCTCCCAGGCCTACAGCCTCGGCGACGGCCGTTTCCACGCGCCCACGCAGCTGCGCATCCTCCTCCGCGACCCATCCGACCCTTTCTCCCTCAGCGAAATCCGCCCCGATGGCGCCATCAACGTAATAGACCTGGCCAACATAGACAGCTGCGCTTTCATCGAAACCAAGGACCTAGCCCGTATGCACCCCGATGGCTCTTTTGAAGTGCTGGGTAGAATGGATAATTCAGATATTCGCGGATGCAACCAGATGGCCTAA
- a CDS encoding S8 family serine peptidase: MSKSLLNFRVGTVVSAATLSIALLAGCAKDTVAPAEPAISGTVSASADAKAVGQVIPGRYIVVLKDGSVALGNEAYEEKIKKVKGVAQGLLRKRGLRPEKVDRAYGHALRGFSAELTADEAAQLAQDASVAYVEADQVITIEQTTGTTTTTSTQSIPYGIKRVGYGSGVGKVAWIIDTGIDLTHPDLTVDKTRSRTFITSGTDATTANDGNGHGTHVAGTIAAKNNLVGVIGVASGATVVAVKVLAADGSGTSSGVIAGIDYVSANGKAGEVANMSLGGGTSQALDDAVTRAANKGILFAVAAGNDAKSATLHSPARVNNANVFTISAMNNLDTWASFSCFGNPPVDYCMPGVSITSTYKGGQYATMSGTSMATPHMAGVLLMRGKSFTRNGYVKADPDGKPDPIAHL, translated from the coding sequence ATGTCGAAATCCTTGCTGAATTTCCGGGTAGGAACCGTAGTAAGTGCGGCCACGCTGAGCATAGCTTTGCTGGCCGGCTGCGCCAAAGACACCGTAGCTCCCGCCGAGCCGGCTATTTCCGGTACCGTTAGCGCTTCTGCCGATGCTAAAGCCGTAGGCCAGGTAATTCCCGGCCGCTACATTGTGGTGCTGAAAGACGGCAGCGTGGCCCTGGGCAACGAAGCCTACGAGGAAAAAATCAAGAAGGTGAAGGGAGTGGCTCAAGGCCTGCTGCGTAAGCGCGGCCTGCGGCCTGAGAAAGTAGACCGCGCCTACGGACACGCCCTGCGCGGCTTCTCCGCTGAGCTAACGGCCGACGAAGCTGCCCAGCTGGCCCAGGATGCCAGCGTAGCTTATGTAGAAGCCGACCAGGTTATCACCATAGAGCAAACTACCGGCACTACCACCACTACCTCCACACAATCCATTCCCTACGGTATTAAGCGCGTAGGCTACGGCAGCGGCGTGGGCAAAGTAGCCTGGATTATCGACACAGGCATCGACCTGACCCACCCTGACCTGACGGTAGACAAAACCCGCAGCCGCACGTTCATCACCTCCGGCACCGATGCAACCACGGCCAATGATGGCAACGGCCACGGCACCCACGTAGCCGGCACCATTGCCGCCAAAAACAACCTGGTAGGCGTAATTGGCGTGGCTTCTGGAGCTACCGTAGTAGCCGTTAAAGTACTGGCCGCCGATGGCAGCGGCACCTCCTCCGGCGTCATTGCCGGCATCGACTATGTGTCGGCTAATGGCAAAGCCGGTGAAGTGGCCAACATGAGTCTGGGGGGTGGTACTTCCCAGGCCCTGGACGACGCCGTAACCCGCGCCGCCAACAAAGGCATCCTGTTCGCCGTGGCCGCCGGCAACGATGCCAAAAGCGCCACCTTGCACTCCCCGGCCCGCGTGAACAACGCCAATGTATTCACTATCTCAGCTATGAACAACCTGGATACCTGGGCCTCGTTCTCCTGCTTCGGCAACCCGCCGGTAGACTACTGCATGCCCGGCGTGAGCATCACATCTACTTACAAAGGCGGCCAGTACGCTACCATGAGTGGCACTTCTATGGCTACCCCACATATGGCCGGGGTACTGCTGATGCGCGGCAAGAGCTTTACCCGCAACGGCTACGTGAAGGCAGACCCCGACGGCAAGCCTGACCCGATTGCGCATTTGTAG
- a CDS encoding ArnT family glycosyltransferase: MPPDLQSDAWRIWIVGGFFGLLVLLGLLVHNDYGISTDEPAHHMHGMVNVKYVADMVAPELARRQPQYARIPPLQGYFDNGHGVLFEIPVSLLSPLLAHGDSAVYYRIRHLLIFLVFVVGVWALYRLAELRFSNWRWGLVAASALVLSPRLFAEAFYNAQDGVFMALFAVAMFTLVRLTQRPTAGRVLLHSMACAAAIDVRILGVLLVAFTVGWLGWQLIFPAEQGLSRRRLLQYIGLYLTATAVVVVAGWPYLWENPVGHFLYAFQRLSRYPWEGRNFYLGELKPGSATPWHYAPVWIAITTPWPYLAAALAGLVIWLRNLMRSPRQLRSWVGQFDAMVVAWLLGPLLIVIVLHSALYNGWRHMYFVYPALLLLGVGGVRAVLFWARHRPARRLVQYVVAGSLLAGMLHTAYRMVQDHPQQQVYFSLVPSAVVARQFDRDYWGLSYRTGLEWLLTTDSSARIRVGSPRSDLLYHNSLILPVAQRQRLQLVSPPYAPGTYVLTNYARYGLQASDTLGRKVYDLHVHDLPTLGIFRR, encoded by the coding sequence ATGCCCCCAGATTTGCAGAGTGACGCCTGGCGGATTTGGATAGTGGGCGGCTTCTTTGGGCTGCTGGTGCTGCTGGGCCTGCTGGTGCACAACGACTACGGTATTTCCACAGATGAGCCGGCCCACCACATGCACGGCATGGTGAACGTGAAGTACGTGGCTGACATGGTAGCCCCCGAGCTGGCCCGCCGTCAGCCTCAATATGCCCGGATTCCGCCCCTGCAAGGCTATTTCGATAACGGCCACGGCGTGCTGTTTGAAATACCGGTGAGCCTGCTGAGCCCACTACTAGCCCATGGCGACTCGGCCGTATACTACCGTATTCGCCACTTGCTGATCTTCCTGGTGTTTGTGGTTGGCGTGTGGGCGCTCTACCGGCTAGCGGAGCTGCGCTTCAGCAACTGGCGGTGGGGGTTGGTGGCGGCCAGTGCCCTGGTGCTCTCGCCCCGGCTGTTTGCGGAGGCTTTCTACAACGCCCAGGACGGCGTGTTTATGGCCCTTTTTGCAGTTGCCATGTTCACCCTGGTCCGGCTGACACAGCGGCCCACCGCCGGGCGGGTGCTACTCCACAGTATGGCCTGCGCCGCGGCCATTGATGTCCGTATTCTGGGTGTTCTGCTGGTGGCTTTCACGGTGGGGTGGCTGGGATGGCAGCTGATTTTTCCGGCCGAGCAGGGGCTGTCGCGCCGACGGTTGCTGCAGTATATTGGACTTTATCTGACTGCTACGGCCGTGGTGGTGGTAGCTGGCTGGCCGTATCTGTGGGAAAATCCGGTGGGCCATTTTTTGTATGCCTTCCAACGGCTGAGCCGCTACCCCTGGGAGGGCCGTAACTTTTACCTGGGCGAGCTGAAGCCCGGCAGTGCCACGCCCTGGCATTATGCACCCGTCTGGATTGCTATTACCACTCCCTGGCCTTATCTGGCAGCCGCGCTGGCCGGGCTGGTTATCTGGCTTAGAAACCTGATGCGCAGCCCCCGACAGTTAAGGAGCTGGGTGGGGCAGTTTGATGCCATGGTGGTAGCCTGGCTATTGGGGCCGTTGCTTATCGTCATTGTCCTTCACTCGGCGCTGTATAATGGCTGGCGACATATGTACTTCGTTTATCCGGCGCTGCTTCTGCTGGGCGTGGGCGGGGTGCGCGCCGTATTGTTTTGGGCCCGGCACCGCCCGGCAAGGCGTTTGGTGCAGTATGTGGTGGCGGGGAGCCTGCTGGCCGGCATGCTGCACACCGCCTACCGCATGGTGCAGGACCATCCACAGCAGCAGGTCTATTTTAGCCTGGTTCCTTCTGCCGTGGTAGCCAGGCAGTTCGACCGCGACTATTGGGGACTATCCTATCGGACGGGGCTGGAGTGGCTGCTGACCACTGATTCTTCGGCCCGCATCCGGGTTGGCTCTCCGCGCAGCGACCTGCTCTACCACAACTCCCTGATCCTGCCCGTTGCCCAGCGCCAACGCTTGCAGTTGGTGAGCCCGCCCTACGCGCCCGGTACCTACGTGCTGACCAATTACGCCCGCTATGGCCTGCAGGCCAGCGACACACTCGGCCGCAAGGTGTATGACCTGCACGTGCATGACTTGCCCACGCTCGGGATTTTTCGCCGCTGA
- a CDS encoding M1 family metallopeptidase produces MTLKLLAALLLASAPVLAQQALPIPRNLQATYQKGTRAEDGKPGPKYWQNTADYTLNINFDPATRLVQGTVDIAYVNNSPDSLRQIWFKLYPNYYQKGAPRTSSVKPEDLHDGVKIAQMSVNGEAEDVAKLKIDATNMPVSIKPLAPGQTARVALSYSYTLNKGSHMRTGEVEEGAHFVAYFFPRITVYDDIDGWNRLPYIGSQEFYNDFSNFKAAITVPKNFVVWATGDLKNTDQVLQKKYAKRLRDAEKKDGIISIITQADANRRDITAQNATNTWQFEAQNVTDFVFATADHYVWQSTSLVVDPATKRRTRVDAVYNTKHKDYEEVIHFARKTVQAMSYDFPKWPFPYSHETIFDGLDQMEYPMMVNDNPTESRADAITLTDHEIFHTMFPFYMGINETKYGWMDEGWATIGEWIISKMIDPTLDDDYGIAPYARAAHTEQDMPIVTLTTQQNGTPFFLNSYPKPGLGYLYVKDLLGDELFTKALHTYIRNWNGKHPMPYDFFNSMNAGAGRNLNWFWQRWFFDGGYPDLAIASVTKQGNESQIVVEAKGTKPVPVDLTVTFADNSTQQIHRTIAVWETGAKTVTIPVPSDKVVTKVKMGATLVPDSNPKDNLWEGK; encoded by the coding sequence ATGACTCTGAAGCTTCTTGCCGCGCTGCTGTTGGCTAGCGCCCCCGTTCTTGCCCAGCAAGCTTTGCCTATCCCGCGCAATCTGCAGGCCACCTACCAGAAAGGCACCCGCGCCGAAGACGGTAAACCCGGCCCCAAATACTGGCAAAACACCGCCGACTATACCCTCAATATCAACTTCGACCCTGCCACCCGCCTGGTGCAGGGCACGGTGGATATTGCCTACGTGAACAACAGCCCCGACTCACTGCGGCAGATCTGGTTTAAGCTATACCCCAACTATTACCAGAAAGGTGCGCCGCGCACCTCTTCGGTGAAGCCGGAAGACCTGCACGATGGAGTAAAAATTGCCCAAATGAGCGTCAATGGCGAGGCCGAAGATGTAGCCAAGTTGAAGATTGATGCCACCAATATGCCCGTGAGCATTAAGCCACTGGCGCCGGGGCAAACGGCCCGCGTGGCTCTCAGCTACTCCTACACGCTCAACAAAGGCTCGCACATGCGGACCGGCGAGGTGGAGGAAGGCGCGCATTTCGTGGCGTACTTCTTTCCACGCATCACGGTGTACGACGACATTGATGGCTGGAACCGTCTGCCCTACATCGGCTCGCAGGAGTTCTACAACGACTTCAGCAACTTCAAAGCCGCCATTACGGTGCCCAAAAACTTTGTAGTGTGGGCCACCGGCGACCTGAAAAACACCGACCAGGTCCTCCAGAAAAAGTACGCCAAGCGCCTGCGCGACGCCGAGAAGAAAGACGGCATTATCAGCATCATTACCCAGGCTGACGCCAACCGCCGCGACATCACCGCCCAGAACGCCACCAACACCTGGCAGTTTGAGGCGCAAAACGTCACGGACTTTGTGTTTGCCACCGCCGACCATTACGTGTGGCAATCTACCAGCCTGGTAGTGGACCCCGCTACCAAGCGCCGCACCCGTGTAGATGCCGTGTACAACACCAAGCACAAGGACTACGAGGAGGTGATTCACTTCGCCCGTAAAACGGTGCAGGCCATGAGCTACGACTTCCCCAAGTGGCCCTTCCCCTACTCCCACGAAACCATTTTCGATGGCCTCGACCAGATGGAGTACCCCATGATGGTGAACGACAACCCCACCGAATCCCGCGCCGACGCCATTACCCTCACCGACCACGAGATATTCCACACGATGTTCCCGTTCTACATGGGCATCAACGAAACCAAGTACGGCTGGATGGACGAAGGCTGGGCCACCATCGGCGAGTGGATTATCTCCAAAATGATTGACCCCACCCTGGACGACGACTACGGCATTGCCCCCTACGCCCGCGCCGCCCATACGGAGCAGGATATGCCCATCGTGACGCTGACGACCCAGCAAAATGGCACCCCGTTTTTCCTCAACTCCTACCCCAAGCCCGGCCTGGGCTATCTGTATGTAAAGGATTTGCTGGGCGATGAACTGTTCACGAAGGCGCTGCACACCTACATCCGCAACTGGAACGGCAAGCACCCCATGCCCTACGATTTCTTCAACTCCATGAACGCCGGGGCCGGCCGCAACCTCAACTGGTTCTGGCAGCGCTGGTTCTTCGATGGTGGCTACCCCGACTTGGCCATTGCCAGCGTAACCAAGCAAGGCAATGAGTCCCAGATTGTAGTGGAAGCCAAAGGCACCAAGCCCGTGCCGGTAGACCTAACCGTAACGTTTGCCGATAACTCCACTCAGCAAATTCACCGCACCATTGCCGTGTGGGAAACCGGCGCAAAGACCGTCACTATTCCTGTGCCTTCGGATAAAGTGGTGACGAAGGTGAAGATGGGTGCTACACTGGTGCCGGACAGCAACCCGAAGGATAATTTGTGGGAGGGGAAGTAA
- a CDS encoding cellulase family glycosylhydrolase: MNYLFPSRSVGLPRKSYLFYLLAGLFLTLGLPKAYAQKAPPATADIYIDPAGVIRWQGSRQEVALFGVNYTTPFAYSYRAHKKLGVNLEQAIDQDVYHLSRLGIDAFRVHVWDVEITDTAGNLLDNEHLRLFDYLIQKLKQRNIKILLTPIAYWGNGYPEPDTAMTGFSSIYPKNKAYRIPRAIKAQENYLTQFLNHRNPYTKQLNREDPDIIAYEVCNEPHYSQPEAEVSSFVQRMVAAMRATGYRKPIFYNIAESPAVANAILSSPVDGFTFQWYPSGLVNGHTLRGNPLPYVQQYPTPYRQDPRFTSKPRLVYEFESGDILQPLMYPMMARSFRGAGFQWATQFAYDPLAIAYANTEYQTHYLNLAYTPAKAISLLIAGRVFRQVKRDQQFPAFPKDSVFNNFRVSYRAGLSELNADEEFLYTGTTTTRPRKPAALRRVAGTGSSAVVNYEGTGAYFLDRLANGVWRLEVMPDAIAVRDPFDKTSLRQTVTHIFWNTQPMRLSLPGLGADFMVRGLNQGNTLQAQASNGTVRLQPGVYLVATRGKNTGSFTAQTRLGAIQLGEFVAPAPTTQQVQVVHTAPAQLQAGRAATLQATIAGVEAADSVLLVAQHFYGPTRTLPMRRLTLTTAEATVPAEQLYPGLLRYWVVVKHQDKSTTFPGPLTGSPKDWDFVPREYWEAPIVAADAALPLFQAAQDQPRIEAGGITGGGWADYVTTPTGAIALRLRQSPPATSAAAPTTPANAPIAFLRTYFRDRLTLRASDLANIKELVVRGRKGAGAGRVQLVLITRDAAAYVANVELGADMQEVSVPLSSFQPGSQVLLPRPYPGFLPFTFQAPGPATLPLAEVEVLQVLLHPSTATGSDARPFLDFESIVLR, from the coding sequence ATGAATTATTTATTCCCTTCCAGGTCGGTTGGCCTTCCCCGTAAAAGTTATCTATTCTATCTACTGGCTGGCCTTTTTCTGACCCTGGGTCTGCCCAAAGCCTACGCCCAAAAAGCCCCACCCGCTACCGCCGATATTTATATTGACCCCGCCGGGGTCATTCGCTGGCAGGGCAGCCGGCAGGAAGTAGCCCTGTTTGGGGTGAACTACACCACGCCCTTTGCCTACTCCTACCGCGCGCACAAAAAGCTGGGCGTAAATCTGGAGCAGGCCATCGACCAGGATGTGTACCACCTTTCCCGATTGGGCATTGATGCGTTTCGGGTGCACGTCTGGGACGTGGAAATAACCGACACGGCCGGCAACCTGCTGGACAACGAGCACCTGCGCCTCTTTGATTACCTGATTCAGAAGCTCAAGCAGCGCAACATCAAAATCCTGCTTACGCCCATTGCCTACTGGGGCAACGGCTACCCCGAGCCCGACACGGCCATGACGGGCTTCTCCAGCATTTATCCCAAGAACAAAGCCTACCGGATTCCGCGCGCCATTAAGGCTCAGGAAAACTACCTCACGCAGTTCCTCAACCACCGCAACCCCTACACCAAGCAGCTCAACCGCGAGGACCCTGACATCATTGCCTACGAGGTGTGCAACGAGCCACACTACAGCCAGCCCGAAGCGGAAGTAAGCAGCTTTGTGCAGCGCATGGTGGCAGCCATGCGGGCTACCGGTTACCGCAAGCCCATCTTCTACAACATTGCCGAAAGCCCGGCGGTGGCCAACGCCATTCTCAGCAGCCCAGTCGATGGCTTCACCTTTCAGTGGTACCCCTCGGGGCTGGTAAACGGGCACACGCTGCGCGGCAACCCCTTGCCGTATGTACAGCAGTACCCCACTCCGTACCGCCAGGACCCACGCTTTACCAGCAAGCCCCGCCTAGTGTATGAGTTTGAATCCGGTGATATTTTGCAGCCGCTGATGTACCCCATGATGGCGCGCAGCTTCCGGGGCGCAGGCTTCCAGTGGGCCACCCAGTTTGCTTACGATCCGCTGGCCATTGCCTACGCCAACACCGAGTACCAGACGCACTACCTGAACCTAGCCTACACGCCAGCCAAAGCTATCAGCCTGCTGATTGCGGGCCGGGTTTTCCGGCAGGTAAAGCGTGACCAGCAATTTCCTGCCTTCCCCAAAGATTCCGTGTTCAACAACTTCCGGGTGAGCTACCGCGCCGGCCTGAGCGAGCTGAATGCTGACGAGGAATTTCTGTACACCGGCACTACTACTACCAGGCCACGCAAACCAGCAGCGCTGCGCCGCGTAGCTGGCACGGGCTCCTCGGCAGTAGTGAATTATGAAGGCACCGGCGCTTACTTTCTGGACCGCCTGGCCAACGGCGTGTGGCGGCTGGAAGTGATGCCTGATGCCATTGCCGTGCGCGACCCGTTTGACAAAACCTCCCTGCGCCAGACCGTCACGCACATCTTCTGGAACACCCAGCCCATGCGCCTTTCGCTGCCTGGTTTAGGGGCAGATTTCATGGTGCGCGGCCTGAACCAGGGCAACACCTTGCAGGCTCAGGCCAGCAACGGCACCGTGCGCCTGCAGCCAGGCGTGTACCTGGTAGCGACCCGGGGCAAAAACACCGGTTCCTTCACCGCGCAAACCAGGCTGGGTGCCATCCAGCTGGGCGAGTTTGTGGCCCCAGCCCCCACTACCCAGCAGGTGCAGGTAGTGCACACGGCCCCGGCGCAGCTGCAGGCTGGCCGGGCAGCTACGCTGCAGGCTACCATTGCGGGGGTGGAGGCCGCTGACTCCGTGCTGCTGGTGGCGCAGCACTTCTACGGCCCTACCCGCACGCTGCCCATGCGCCGCCTTACCCTGACCACTGCCGAAGCTACCGTGCCAGCCGAGCAGCTGTACCCCGGCTTGCTGCGCTATTGGGTGGTAGTAAAACACCAGGACAAGAGCACCACTTTCCCCGGCCCCCTTACCGGCTCGCCCAAAGACTGGGACTTTGTGCCTCGGGAATACTGGGAAGCGCCCATAGTGGCAGCTGATGCCGCCCTGCCGCTGTTCCAGGCCGCCCAGGACCAGCCCAGGATAGAAGCCGGCGGTATAACCGGTGGCGGCTGGGCCGATTACGTAACCACCCCAACCGGCGCCATAGCCCTGCGCCTGAGGCAAAGCCCACCCGCTACCAGCGCGGCAGCCCCCACCACCCCTGCTAATGCCCCCATTGCCTTCCTCCGCACCTACTTCCGCGACCGGCTGACTCTCCGCGCCAGCGACTTAGCTAACATAAAGGAGTTGGTAGTACGGGGCCGGAAAGGCGCCGGCGCCGGCCGCGTACAACTGGTACTTATTACCCGGGATGCTGCCGCCTACGTGGCCAACGTAGAGCTAGGCGCTGATATGCAGGAAGTAAGCGTGCCGCTCAGCTCCTTCCAGCCGGGGAGCCAGGTGCTATTGCCGCGCCCCTACCCCGGCTTTCTGCCCTTCACCTTCCAGGCTCCCGGCCCGGCCACGCTGCCGCTTGCCGAAGTAGAAGTGTTACAGGTGCTGCTTCACCCCAGTACTGCCACCGGCTCCGATGCCCGCCCTTTCCTGGATTTTGAATCGATAGTGCTCCGCTGA